The nucleotide window CCGtaggcgagggcgatggcggcaaaGGACTGGTTGAGCATCCGGGCGATGGGGGCAATGTCGTACTTGGCCTTGGTAAGGGCAGGGTcatcgagctcgacgcggcccagGTAAGCCCAGAGCAAGGCGAGAGCCTTCCGACGCACGCCACTATCGAGGTCttcgagcttctccttgtccttgacggAGAGTCCAGCAGCAAACAGGGatgcctcgcccgcggccgtgaTGCGAGACTCAATCTTAGATAGGCCATGGTCGGCCTGGTCGCCCTTGAGCACAGCCTCGAACTCCTTGCCGGCGCTCAGagcggtgatgatgccggcctcgtctaGGGACTCGTCATACTGGCGGAACAGGTTGTTTGCGCTCTCCATCAGGACACCCTCCTTGGATCTCTTCTTGGTGCCATACCACCAGGATCCGACCAGGTACGGCagcaggacgccgaggaggccagTGTAGAGCAGGACAAGGTacttgccgttgccgtcggaGACGATGAATTTGGGTagggcgatgccgatgctgAAGCTCTGCTTGCCGTCGGGGTGGCCGAACTGGATGTAGTTGTTGCgcacctcctcgtcggtgaggGCTTGGTAGGCCTTTGTGAGCTCAACGTAGTGATCGTTGAGGGACTCGACAGTCTCGTTTTTGGACGCATCGGGGCGGACCTTGTCGGGGTGAAACTTGAGGGAGAGGCGTTTATAATGCGACTTGATTTGCTTCTCGGTGTAGGACTGTGGCGCTCGACATGTCAGCATGGGGTCGCTCTTTTTTTTATGCCCACCTAGCCAGCAAATAGAGCAACGTACCTCTGAGATTCCCAAGATGTCGTATGGGTTCCAAATCTTGGCGACGGTGGGCTCGGTCGTCATGATCAGGTAGGCCATGAAGCCCATGAGGCCCcagccggcgagggcgaccaGGGTGCGCTTGACCTTGCGCTGCTTCCGCTTCTGCGTCGCCCGCAGGTCGGCAACCACGTTGCCATGCTTGATAGTGTAGTCGGTGTGAATGCGCGGGGCGAGGGTCTCGTCGCTCTTGCTGGACTGCAGGACGCTGTAGGTCAGGGGTATCGTGACGAGGCCCGTGAGCGTCAGGATAAAGAAGGGGAAGAATTGagcctttggcggcggtcAGCGACGTGCGCAAAAGGCGCCGGGGGAGGAAAAGGGAAGCGAGGCTCACCTGTTCATCGTAAGAGTATTCTGACGAACTCATGATGGCGGCAGCCGGCGAGGCTCAGCCAGCAGCTCCGTGGGAGAGTCGCGGGGGGGCAGACGTTGGTCTGCTGCCGTCGTGTCGGCTGGGCGTCGCGAGCGGTTGCCGGCCGTCCTTGTATGGGTTGGACGGGGGGGTATCGGTTGGTGAAAGAttgtcggtgtcggcgtcgaggctcaGGCAgaagcagcggcaacagATTGAACTAAACTGTCCACAAGCGGCACCCTTGAAGGAGGTGAAGTGGCCAGGCACGGAGGCCACTTGGCGTCGGAGATCGGATTATCCGGGGGTCTCCCCACACAAACTCCCAATGCCGCCACCGTGTTCTCATGTGCTCAAGTGCTCTACCTACCACCCGCGAGcaagagccgccgcccggcacTAAAATAAAGCCACCACCATAGCTCCAGCGGCACACGGCTTgtcagcgggcgggcgcggcgctgtgtgctacgttagtacgtagtagaATTCTATTTACAGCGCCCAACAATAGCGCACATCTGTGGTTCCCGTTCCTGCACCTGTATGGTACCTGGCCCGGATGATGTTGGGCGGTGCTTGGCCATGCAGCCGCTAATGAAACTTACCACCGACCTAACTTCGTGCAACCTCAGGTAATGTATAGGGCAGTAGTGCAAGGAAGGCATTTGTCAACCTTCAACTTCACAACATCATACGGCCCAGCACGTTGGCTTCGTCCGG belongs to Purpureocillium takamizusanense chromosome 1, complete sequence and includes:
- the SEC63 gene encoding secretory subunit (TransMembrane:3 (o12-35i77-95o204-226i)~EggNog:ENOG503NVTY~COG:O) — translated: MSSSEYSYDEQAQFFPFFILTLTGLVTIPLTYSVLQSSKSDETLAPRIHTDYTIKHGNVVADLRATQKRKQRKVKRTLVALAGWGLMGFMAYLIMTTEPTVAKIWNPYDILGISESYTEKQIKSHYKRLSLKFHPDKVRPDASKNETVESLNDHYVELTKAYQALTDEEVRNNYIQFGHPDGKQSFSIGIALPKFIVSDGNGKYLVLLYTGLLGVLLPYLVGSWWYGTKKRSKEGVLMESANNLFRQYDESLDEAGIITALSAGKEFEAVLKGDQADHGLSKIESRITAAGEASLFAAGLSVKDKEKLEDLDSGVRRKALALLWAYLGRVELDDPALTKAKYDIAPIARMLNQSFAAIALAYGNIGPVAGSFYANQHIIQAISPKSSPLLQLPHFTPKIAMAVEGDSKTHLTVQQFMDLPDAQRRRLAVGKGLLTESEYKTAMSVGKQLPYLRVAKAFFKVTGERVIIPSALVTLVIKGRFIPPGTEKVPAINELDLEDVDPAEDDLDALMGRKSKTIKGPDGKPVSVEEQSILPPLTFAPHYAREHTPKWYAFLSDSKQGKMAVPPFTFDRFDEPIFDDQGKPTFNMQTLKAQFAAPPQPGHYTFVMHVVCDSYVGFDTKMEVTLVVEDAAKAAEMEIEDEISEPEEDSVAGTMHALRTGEAPKPRRRKEQEEESDDESGTEESDDDTSDTNTDTEDES